Proteins encoded by one window of Cupriavidus sp. EM10:
- a CDS encoding TonB-dependent siderophore receptor: MTSCPSPASSQHAPSRIRPLAAFARVAVLAGFPLCGSAAAFAQSAQTAQAAAADQALPAVTVTAAQDIELGPQLQKKASGGALGNRSQLDTPFSTTVVSGEDLADRQVTKVGDVFFNDASVSDNSNGNNAWASYTTVRGLQLDWRNAYKINGMPFIAYGITLPYEQLDQVELLKGASGFMYGFGNPGGTVNYVTRKPTDQFTASVELGYRSSHVWTEHVDVGGRAGPENMFGYRLNVTHEEGKPANAVGINRNSVSLGLDARITRDLTWTFDGLYQDRNTWGATPSFYLGGLTGQMPGVISGRGGLYAGPDTHFYSNLQVYQTGLRYNLNQDWTVSSIYSFSKQARSRNESTFFLSNAAGDYTSSRYDGAENQQFSNWTTMVEGKFRTGPFRHELVTGLSWQKQIDRYSSNFFNNGSLASGNLFGPYTGVHYSDTVFQKYRAGDTTQKAAFVSDTMHLTDKWSVLGGLRVTNYEQNSYTGTGSGDTNYSKNGLLTPTAAIMFKPMPSTTLYASYVESFDGGGVVATNYSNAGQGLTPAKSRQYEVGAKTDQGFWTGTAALFRIERRSEFARDNGVGSLPTFVQDGKSVYQGLELAASSRIGSQWEVGGSTMFLHTRYTEGDSNIGNRVAGAPSVMLTGRVAYRIPFVPGLKVGVDGKYTGPIKADAANSLNLGGYTVFNLGATYNTRVSGKDLTLRAALTNLTNKRYWGFQYENYAQPADPRAISLSAKIAY, encoded by the coding sequence ATGACGTCCTGCCCGTCGCCGGCATCCAGCCAGCACGCACCCTCGCGTATCCGCCCCCTCGCCGCCTTCGCCCGCGTAGCCGTCCTGGCCGGCTTTCCGCTCTGCGGATCTGCCGCCGCCTTCGCCCAGAGCGCCCAGACCGCCCAGGCGGCGGCAGCCGACCAGGCCCTGCCGGCGGTGACCGTGACCGCGGCGCAGGACATCGAACTGGGCCCGCAACTCCAGAAGAAAGCCTCGGGCGGCGCGCTGGGCAACCGCTCGCAGCTCGATACGCCGTTTTCCACCACGGTAGTCAGCGGCGAAGACCTGGCCGACCGCCAGGTGACCAAGGTGGGCGACGTATTCTTCAACGACGCCTCGGTCTCGGACAACAGCAACGGCAACAACGCCTGGGCGTCGTACACCACCGTGCGCGGCCTGCAGCTTGACTGGCGCAATGCGTACAAGATCAACGGCATGCCGTTTATCGCCTACGGCATCACGCTACCCTACGAACAGCTGGACCAGGTGGAACTGCTCAAGGGCGCGTCCGGCTTCATGTACGGATTCGGCAACCCCGGCGGCACCGTCAACTACGTCACCAGGAAGCCGACCGACCAGTTCACGGCCAGCGTGGAACTGGGCTACCGGTCGTCGCACGTGTGGACCGAGCACGTCGACGTGGGCGGCCGCGCCGGCCCCGAGAACATGTTCGGCTACCGCCTGAACGTGACGCACGAAGAAGGCAAGCCGGCCAACGCCGTTGGCATCAACCGCAATTCCGTGTCGCTGGGCCTGGATGCCCGCATCACGCGCGACCTCACGTGGACCTTCGACGGCCTGTACCAGGATCGCAATACCTGGGGCGCCACGCCGTCGTTCTACCTTGGCGGCCTGACCGGCCAGATGCCTGGCGTGATCAGCGGCCGTGGCGGCCTGTACGCCGGCCCCGACACGCACTTCTACTCGAACCTGCAGGTCTACCAGACCGGCCTGCGCTACAACCTGAACCAGGACTGGACGGTCAGCTCGATCTACAGCTTCAGCAAGCAGGCGCGCAGCCGTAACGAAAGCACGTTCTTCCTGTCGAACGCGGCCGGCGACTACACCAGCTCGCGCTACGACGGCGCCGAGAACCAGCAGTTCAGCAACTGGACGACGATGGTCGAGGGCAAGTTCCGCACGGGCCCGTTCCGCCATGAACTGGTGACCGGCCTGAGCTGGCAGAAGCAGATCGACCGCTATTCCAGCAACTTCTTCAATAACGGATCGCTGGCGTCCGGCAACCTGTTTGGCCCGTACACGGGCGTGCACTACAGCGACACGGTCTTCCAGAAGTATCGCGCCGGCGACACCACCCAGAAGGCCGCGTTTGTCAGCGACACCATGCACCTGACGGACAAGTGGTCGGTCCTGGGCGGCCTGCGCGTGACCAACTACGAGCAGAACAGCTACACCGGCACCGGCTCGGGTGACACGAACTACAGCAAGAACGGCCTGCTGACGCCAACGGCGGCGATCATGTTCAAGCCGATGCCCAGCACGACGCTGTACGCCAGCTACGTCGAGTCGTTCGACGGCGGCGGCGTGGTGGCCACCAACTATTCGAACGCCGGCCAGGGCCTGACCCCGGCCAAGAGCCGCCAGTACGAAGTGGGCGCCAAGACCGACCAGGGCTTCTGGACCGGTACCGCCGCGCTGTTCCGCATCGAGCGCCGCAGCGAGTTTGCACGCGACAACGGCGTCGGATCGCTGCCGACCTTCGTCCAGGATGGCAAGTCGGTCTACCAGGGCCTGGAACTGGCGGCTTCGTCGCGTATCGGCTCGCAATGGGAAGTGGGCGGCAGCACGATGTTCCTGCACACCAGGTACACCGAGGGCGATTCCAATATCGGCAACCGCGTGGCGGGCGCCCCGAGCGTCATGCTGACCGGCCGCGTGGCCTACCGCATCCCGTTCGTGCCGGGCCTGAAGGTGGGCGTGGACGGCAAGTACACCGGCCCGATCAAGGCCGACGCCGCCAACAGCCTGAACCTGGGCGGCTACACGGTCTTCAACCTCGGCGCCACGTACAACACGCGCGTGTCCGGCAAGGACCTGACGCTGCGTGCCGCGCTGACCAACCTGACCAACAAGCGCTACTGGGGCTTCCAGTACGAAAACTACGCCCAGCCGGCCGACCCGCGCGCCATCAGCCTGAGCGCGAAGATCGCTTACTGA
- a CDS encoding IclR family transcriptional regulator, which translates to MTGHAPGIPGDDPGDRQFARTLANGIDILLAYRPGEALLGNRDFVQRTGLSKSTVARLTHTLAVLGYLRHEAALGKYRLGAPVLAPGYPLLASMQIRQVARPLMKALADEIGGAVSLGVRDRTQMIYVETARSTDNLFVPPDIGAALPMLTTAIGKAWLWRVPADLRDPVLNRLRLASPDAWHRAEPALAQARIDLESVGYCSNRAEWRHDVFGFAVPLCRPVDSQWFVVNCGVPARPGTFDAVQRRVGPRGVALARTLEDLLGLR; encoded by the coding sequence ATGACCGGGCACGCTCCGGGCATCCCCGGCGACGATCCGGGTGACCGCCAGTTCGCCCGGACCCTGGCCAATGGCATCGACATCCTGCTGGCCTACCGGCCCGGAGAGGCGCTGCTGGGCAACCGCGATTTCGTGCAGCGCACAGGGCTGTCGAAATCCACGGTCGCGCGGCTCACCCACACGCTGGCGGTGCTCGGCTACCTGCGCCACGAGGCGGCGCTGGGCAAGTACCGCCTCGGCGCGCCGGTGCTGGCGCCGGGCTACCCGTTGCTGGCCAGCATGCAGATCCGGCAGGTGGCACGGCCACTGATGAAGGCGCTGGCCGACGAGATCGGCGGCGCCGTGTCGCTGGGTGTTCGCGACCGTACGCAGATGATCTACGTGGAAACGGCACGTTCGACCGACAACCTGTTCGTGCCGCCCGACATCGGCGCGGCCCTGCCGATGCTGACCACCGCCATCGGCAAGGCCTGGCTTTGGCGCGTACCGGCCGACTTGCGCGATCCGGTGCTGAACCGGCTACGGCTGGCGTCGCCCGACGCCTGGCACCGCGCCGAGCCGGCCCTGGCGCAGGCGCGGATCGATCTGGAATCGGTCGGCTACTGCTCGAACCGGGCCGAATGGCGGCACGACGTATTCGGCTTCGCCGTTCCGCTATGCCGGCCGGTGGACTCCCAATGGTTCGTCGTCAATTGCGGCGTGCCGGCGCGCCCCGGCACGTTCGACGCCGTGCAGAGGCGCGTCGGGCCGCGTGGGGTGGCCCTGGCCCGCACGCTGGAAGACCTGCTGGGGTTGCGCTAG
- a CDS encoding IclR family transcriptional regulator — protein sequence MPAPKSPLHHPDPAFATTLAHGLALLQCFRVGETVLSNKELAERTGLSKATISRLTYTLAVRGLLLYDSRLRRYRLGSTALSLGYPLLASLRVRQVARPLMKALADRMGGSVSLGLRDRLRMVYVETSRGHDAIAFRPDIGASLPMLASAIGRAWLAQAPADLRAAVLDGLRDAEPDDWHRHADAIPAAIADLATLGFTRSAGDWLPDVHAVAVPMRHPIDGETLVFNCGVPAARMTPGKLEREMGPRLIELVAEVEALLA from the coding sequence ATGCCCGCGCCCAAATCTCCCCTCCACCACCCCGATCCGGCCTTCGCCACCACGCTGGCGCACGGCCTGGCGCTGCTGCAGTGCTTTCGGGTGGGCGAAACGGTGCTCAGCAACAAGGAACTGGCCGAGCGCACGGGGCTGTCCAAGGCCACCATCAGCCGGCTGACCTACACGCTGGCCGTGCGCGGCCTGCTGCTCTACGACTCACGCCTACGCCGCTACCGGCTGGGGTCGACGGCGCTTTCCCTGGGATATCCGCTGCTGGCCAGCCTGCGCGTGCGGCAGGTGGCGCGGCCACTGATGAAGGCGCTGGCCGACCGCATGGGCGGGTCGGTGTCGCTGGGGCTGCGCGACCGCCTGCGCATGGTCTATGTGGAAACCAGCCGCGGCCACGATGCCATCGCATTTCGTCCAGATATCGGCGCGTCGCTGCCCATGCTGGCTTCGGCCATCGGCCGGGCCTGGCTGGCGCAGGCGCCCGCCGACTTGCGCGCGGCGGTGCTGGATGGCCTGCGCGACGCCGAGCCCGATGACTGGCATCGTCACGCCGACGCCATCCCGGCGGCCATCGCCGACCTGGCCACGCTCGGCTTTACGCGATCGGCCGGCGACTGGCTACCCGATGTCCACGCGGTGGCCGTGCCGATGCGACACCCCATCGACGGCGAGACGCTGGTCTTCAACTGCGGCGTGCCCGCTGCCCGCATGACCCCCGGCAAGCTCGAACGCGAGATGGGTCCGCGCCTGATCGAACTGGTGGCCGAAGTGGAGGCGCTGCTGGCATGA
- a CDS encoding acyl-CoA dehydrogenase family protein, producing MIRDPDVFQPFLHSLRRFVRERLVPREAEVAALDLVPEDLVDAMAAQGMFGYSIPEEYGGAGMTTEELVLAAMELSQCSVAFRARVGTNTGIGSEALVADGTAEQKARYLPLLASGELTGSFALTEPDAGSDATALKTTAVRDGDHYILNGTKCFITNAPIAGVFTVMARTDPDKPGAGGISAFIVPRNTPGLGTGQPYQKMGQAGSPVSEVYFNDCRVPAANLIGGEEGQGFKTAMKVLNKQRIHLAALCTGPAIRMLDDAVRFVTERKQFGQLLADFQLVQAMIADCQTEIHAARALILDTARKRDDGQDVTMEASICKYFASEMCGRVADRCVQLFGGYGYIADYGIERFYRDVRLFRLYEGTSQIHQLNIAKRTFAQAGSR from the coding sequence ATGATTCGTGATCCCGACGTATTCCAGCCGTTCCTGCATTCGCTGCGCCGGTTCGTACGCGAGCGGCTGGTGCCGCGCGAGGCCGAGGTGGCCGCGCTCGACCTGGTTCCCGAAGACCTGGTCGACGCCATGGCCGCGCAGGGCATGTTCGGGTATTCGATTCCCGAGGAATACGGCGGCGCCGGCATGACCACCGAGGAACTGGTGCTGGCGGCCATGGAACTGTCGCAGTGCTCGGTGGCGTTCCGGGCCCGCGTGGGAACCAATACCGGCATCGGCTCCGAGGCCCTGGTGGCCGATGGCACGGCCGAGCAGAAGGCGCGCTACCTGCCGCTGCTGGCCAGCGGCGAGCTGACCGGCTCGTTCGCGCTGACCGAGCCCGACGCGGGTTCCGACGCCACGGCGCTCAAGACCACGGCCGTGCGCGATGGCGACCACTACATCCTGAACGGCACCAAGTGCTTCATCACCAATGCGCCGATTGCTGGCGTGTTCACGGTGATGGCGCGTACCGATCCCGACAAGCCCGGCGCGGGCGGCATTTCGGCATTCATCGTGCCGCGCAACACGCCGGGGCTGGGCACCGGGCAGCCGTACCAGAAGATGGGCCAGGCCGGATCGCCGGTGTCCGAGGTCTATTTCAACGATTGCCGCGTGCCGGCCGCCAACCTGATCGGCGGCGAGGAAGGCCAGGGCTTCAAAACGGCGATGAAGGTGCTGAACAAGCAGCGCATCCACCTGGCCGCACTGTGCACCGGCCCGGCCATCCGCATGCTCGACGACGCCGTGCGCTTTGTGACCGAGCGCAAGCAGTTCGGCCAGCTGCTGGCCGATTTCCAGCTGGTGCAGGCCATGATCGCCGACTGCCAGACCGAGATCCACGCGGCCCGCGCGCTGATCCTGGATACGGCCCGCAAGCGCGACGACGGCCAGGACGTGACCATGGAGGCGTCGATCTGCAAGTACTTTGCGTCCGAGATGTGCGGGCGCGTTGCCGACCGCTGCGTGCAGCTGTTTGGCGGCTACGGTTACATTGCCGACTACGGCATCGAGCGCTTCTACCGCGACGTGCGCCTGTTCCGGCTGTACGAAGGCACCAGCCAGATCCACCAGCTCAATATCGCCAAGCGCACCTTCGCGCAGGCCGGCAGCCGCTGA
- a CDS encoding tripartite tricarboxylate transporter substrate binding protein, giving the protein MFKPILSAAGLLCGMALIPLTPAHAADADAKYPSKVIRLVVPFAPGGSTDIVARLISEPLREELGQTVIVDNRPGAGGNIGGDIVAKAAPDGYTLLMAAAGQIAINPSLYAKMSYEPARDLAAVTMIARDHNMMAVNASLPVKNVKEFIAYAKAHPTQVTFGSPGNGSPAQLAGELLNQTAGLKMQHVPYKGSGPAVADLIAGHITLMIDNMPAIWPHVQSGKLRALAVTSEKRASGATDVPTAEEAGLKGYVVTAWKGLMVPAQTPRPIVDRLNQAMVKVLARPEIRKRLIEQGAEPVGNTPEQFAQQIKADTAWWAALVKSTHTTLD; this is encoded by the coding sequence ATGTTCAAGCCCATCCTGAGCGCCGCCGGCCTGCTGTGCGGCATGGCGTTGATTCCGCTGACCCCGGCCCACGCGGCCGACGCCGATGCCAAATATCCGAGCAAGGTCATCCGGCTGGTGGTGCCGTTTGCGCCGGGCGGGTCCACCGATATCGTGGCGCGGCTGATTTCCGAGCCGCTGCGCGAGGAACTGGGCCAGACCGTGATCGTCGACAACCGTCCCGGCGCAGGCGGCAATATCGGCGGCGATATCGTGGCCAAGGCGGCACCGGATGGCTACACGCTGCTGATGGCCGCCGCGGGCCAGATCGCCATCAACCCGAGCCTGTACGCGAAGATGAGCTACGAGCCTGCCCGCGACCTGGCGGCCGTGACGATGATCGCGCGCGACCACAACATGATGGCCGTCAACGCGTCGCTGCCGGTCAAGAACGTCAAGGAATTCATCGCCTACGCCAAGGCCCATCCGACCCAGGTCACGTTTGGCTCGCCCGGCAACGGCAGTCCGGCGCAACTGGCTGGTGAACTGCTGAACCAGACCGCCGGCCTGAAGATGCAGCACGTACCCTACAAGGGCAGCGGCCCGGCCGTGGCCGACCTGATCGCCGGCCATATCACGCTGATGATCGACAACATGCCAGCCATCTGGCCGCACGTACAGTCGGGCAAGCTGCGCGCGCTGGCGGTGACCAGCGAGAAACGTGCTTCGGGGGCGACCGATGTGCCCACGGCCGAGGAAGCCGGGCTCAAGGGCTACGTGGTGACGGCCTGGAAGGGCCTGATGGTGCCGGCCCAAACGCCGCGCCCGATCGTCGACCGCCTGAACCAGGCCATGGTCAAGGTGCTGGCACGGCCCGAGATCCGCAAGCGGCTGATCGAGCAGGGCGCCGAGCCGGTGGGCAATACGCCGGAACAGTTCGCGCAGCAGATCAAGGCCGACACCGCGTGGTGGGCCGCGCTGGTGAAATCCACGCATACCACGCTGGACTGA
- a CDS encoding response regulator has protein sequence MPDEIRSVPQPAAPNPLVLVVDDNPVTRYATVRVLTAAGYRTVEAESGQEALQLADTSVSAVVLDVNLPDIDGFQVCRTLRGRPQTATVPVVHLSATYVADYDKVRGLDAGASAYLVHPAEPGVLVATIASLLRASAAERSMRESEARFRAIYHQAIGGICTLDLAGRFVDVNPAMVELLKRTEEELVGQPVAAFAPPEYRDQVAEATGQAQVHGWQGTFPLQDAHGETMHLEWSISAVLETGVKVVVVSNITDHINLERQRAQLIEREQAARAAVERLNRMKDDFIAILSHELRNPLNVISVWTHVLARHIETEEGRRGLAAVERNVAIQRRLVADLVDVSMLNVGKMKLERERANVAEVVRGALDTMQAQAAERQVKLELHLAPAMAESAWLDAARFQQILWNLVSNAIKFSPEEGVVQINVSSDTDYLHVRVVDNGRGIPAEFVPLLFDRFTQSEDANRRKHGGLGLGLAIVKHLSEMHGGTVQAFSAGEGLGATFEVVIPLAEPGAPEAPPAGLPVPALQQTVPLTALDVLVVEDDADAAAALSAILTDYGARVRTARDCEEALNELTRVAPDLVISDIGLPGRDGNDLIREIRVREAVEALQRVPAVALTAFTRQQDRRAAIESGFDAVCGKPLRLQELMDAIETAMAPA, from the coding sequence ATGCCGGATGAAATCCGCAGCGTCCCCCAGCCTGCCGCCCCGAACCCGCTGGTGCTGGTGGTGGACGACAACCCGGTCACGCGCTACGCCACCGTCCGGGTGCTGACGGCCGCGGGGTACCGGACCGTTGAAGCCGAGAGCGGCCAGGAGGCCTTGCAGCTGGCCGACACCAGCGTGTCGGCGGTGGTGCTGGACGTCAACCTGCCCGATATCGACGGGTTCCAGGTCTGCCGCACGCTGCGCGGCCGTCCCCAGACCGCCACCGTGCCGGTGGTACACCTGTCGGCGACCTATGTGGCCGACTACGACAAGGTGCGTGGCCTGGATGCCGGCGCCAGCGCCTACCTGGTCCACCCCGCCGAACCGGGCGTGCTGGTGGCCACGATTGCGTCGCTGCTGCGCGCCAGCGCGGCAGAGCGCTCGATGCGCGAGAGCGAGGCCCGCTTCCGCGCGATCTACCACCAGGCCATCGGCGGCATCTGCACGCTGGACCTGGCCGGCCGCTTCGTCGACGTGAATCCGGCCATGGTGGAGCTGCTCAAGCGCACCGAGGAAGAACTGGTGGGCCAGCCCGTGGCCGCCTTCGCCCCGCCCGAGTACCGCGACCAGGTGGCCGAGGCCACCGGCCAGGCACAGGTGCACGGCTGGCAGGGTACGTTTCCGCTGCAGGATGCGCATGGCGAGACCATGCACCTGGAGTGGAGCATCTCGGCCGTGCTGGAGACGGGCGTCAAGGTAGTGGTGGTGTCGAACATCACCGACCACATCAACCTGGAACGCCAGCGCGCGCAGCTGATCGAGCGCGAGCAGGCCGCGCGTGCGGCCGTGGAGCGGCTGAACCGGATGAAGGACGACTTCATCGCGATCCTGTCGCATGAACTGCGCAACCCGCTGAACGTGATTTCGGTGTGGACCCACGTGCTGGCGCGGCATATCGAGACCGAGGAAGGCCGGCGCGGGCTGGCGGCCGTGGAGCGCAACGTCGCCATCCAGCGCCGGCTGGTGGCCGACCTGGTCGACGTGTCGATGCTCAACGTCGGCAAGATGAAGCTGGAACGCGAGCGCGCCAACGTGGCCGAGGTGGTGCGCGGCGCGCTGGATACGATGCAGGCGCAGGCCGCCGAGCGGCAGGTCAAGCTGGAACTGCATCTGGCGCCGGCCATGGCCGAGTCGGCCTGGCTCGATGCCGCGCGCTTCCAGCAGATCCTGTGGAACCTGGTGTCGAACGCCATCAAGTTCTCGCCCGAGGAAGGCGTGGTGCAGATCAATGTGTCGTCCGACACCGACTACCTGCATGTGCGCGTGGTCGACAACGGGCGTGGCATCCCGGCCGAATTCGTGCCGCTGCTGTTCGACCGCTTCACCCAGAGCGAGGACGCCAACCGCCGCAAGCATGGCGGCCTGGGGCTGGGGCTGGCCATCGTCAAGCACCTGTCGGAGATGCACGGCGGCACGGTGCAGGCGTTCAGCGCCGGCGAAGGGCTGGGCGCGACCTTCGAGGTGGTCATTCCGCTGGCCGAACCGGGCGCACCGGAGGCCCCGCCAGCGGGCCTGCCGGTGCCGGCGCTGCAGCAGACGGTGCCCCTGACAGCGCTGGACGTGCTGGTGGTGGAAGACGACGCCGATGCGGCCGCCGCGCTGTCCGCGATCCTGACGGACTACGGCGCACGGGTGCGCACGGCGCGCGATTGCGAGGAAGCGCTCAATGAATTGACGCGGGTCGCTCCCGACCTGGTCATCAGCGATATCGGCCTGCCGGGCCGCGACGGTAACGACCTGATCCGCGAGATCCGCGTGCGCGAGGCCGTGGAAGCACTGCAGCGCGTGCCCGCCGTGGCCCTGACCGCGTTCACGCGCCAGCAGGACCGCCGCGCCGCCATCGAATCGGGCTTCGACGCGGTCTGCGGCAAGCCGCTACGGTTGCAGGAACTGATGGACGCGATCGAGACGGCGATGGCGCCAGCGTAG
- a CDS encoding ATP-binding protein: protein MNAPDALPDDVAALRAALESRTEEVEALRAEIEETNRGVVALYSELDMQAEQLRQATELKSRFLAYMSHEFRTPIVAIQSITRLLMDRVDGPLTPEQEKQVGFVRDTAAEFSEMVNDLLDLARLEAGRVEVSPAWFDMVAMFDALRGMFKPVLTNPEVSLIFEEPHDVQKLFSDDRKVSHILRNYISNALKFTPSGEVRVSATCGSPDTITFSVRDTGIGIPPDSHGEVFQDFVQIDSPLQRRYRGSGLGLALSKRLAELLGGHVGFESEVGVGSRFYVTLPTTLPNVQLPLPPRRPAATPASGDDHAG, encoded by the coding sequence ATGAATGCCCCGGACGCCCTGCCCGACGACGTGGCCGCGTTGCGCGCCGCCCTGGAATCCCGTACCGAGGAAGTGGAAGCGCTGCGCGCCGAGATCGAGGAAACCAACCGCGGCGTGGTGGCACTGTATTCCGAACTGGACATGCAGGCCGAGCAGCTGCGGCAGGCCACCGAGCTGAAAAGCCGCTTCCTGGCCTACATGAGCCACGAGTTCCGCACGCCGATCGTGGCGATCCAGAGCATCACGCGGCTGCTGATGGACCGCGTGGACGGCCCGCTGACGCCCGAGCAGGAAAAGCAGGTCGGCTTCGTGCGCGACACGGCCGCCGAGTTTTCCGAGATGGTCAACGACCTGCTGGACCTGGCGCGCCTGGAAGCCGGCCGGGTCGAGGTGTCGCCGGCCTGGTTCGACATGGTGGCGATGTTCGACGCGCTGCGCGGCATGTTCAAGCCCGTGCTGACCAACCCCGAGGTGTCGCTGATCTTCGAGGAACCGCACGACGTGCAGAAGCTGTTCAGCGACGACCGCAAGGTGTCGCATATCCTGCGCAACTACATCTCCAACGCGCTGAAGTTCACCCCCAGCGGCGAGGTGCGCGTGTCGGCCACCTGCGGCTCGCCGGACACCATCACGTTCTCGGTGCGCGATACCGGCATCGGCATCCCGCCCGATTCGCACGGCGAGGTCTTCCAGGACTTCGTGCAGATCGATTCGCCGCTGCAGCGGCGCTACCGCGGCTCGGGACTGGGCCTGGCGCTGTCCAAGCGGCTGGCCGAGTTGCTGGGCGGTCATGTCGGCTTCGAAAGCGAAGTGGGCGTGGGATCGCGCTTCTACGTGACGCTGCCGACCACGCTGCCCAATGTGCAGCTGCCGTTGCCACCGCGGCGGCCGGCGGCCACGCCCGCCTCCGGAGACGACCATGCCGGATGA
- a CDS encoding serine/threonine-protein phosphatase, with product MDRETGRIRFAGAGNILGRVISGIGDRTLVSQSGTAGVQVRTVQEQEMDWPAHALVILHSDGIQSRWQFDDATVLQRDPAIVAAFVIWKFSRGRDDATVVVIRRAENQT from the coding sequence ATGGACCGCGAGACCGGGCGCATCCGCTTTGCCGGCGCAGGCAATATCCTGGGCCGCGTGATCTCGGGCATTGGCGACCGCACGCTGGTCAGCCAGAGTGGCACGGCCGGCGTGCAGGTGCGCACGGTGCAGGAACAGGAGATGGACTGGCCCGCGCATGCGCTGGTGATCCTGCATTCGGACGGCATCCAGTCGCGCTGGCAGTTCGACGACGCAACCGTGCTGCAACGTGATCCGGCCATCGTGGCCGCCTTCGTCATTTGGAAATTCAGCCGTGGACGCGACGACGCCACCGTGGTGGTGATACGCCGCGCGGAGAACCAGACATGA
- a CDS encoding anti-sigma regulatory factor, which translates to MGDPSRVGEARRHAAAMSSRLGFDAIQSGRLAVAVNELGNNLIRHATGGRLLLAAREVAGSLAIELLSIDDGPGMADLQACLRDGYSTAGSAGEGLGAVSRLADDFDIHTQPGHGTLILARFYRERDVAGKPRRPNGGFAVGAVCLAAPGEHVSGDGWGVALQAQRADVVVVDGLGHGPDAAEAAAAALTVFDPLHGGAPGNFVERAHQALRGTRGRPSARTGWTARPGASALPAQAISWAA; encoded by the coding sequence ATGGGCGATCCCAGCCGCGTGGGCGAGGCGCGGCGCCATGCGGCCGCCATGTCGTCACGGCTGGGATTCGACGCCATCCAGTCCGGCCGCCTGGCGGTAGCCGTCAACGAACTGGGCAACAATCTCATCCGCCACGCCACCGGCGGCCGGCTGCTGCTGGCCGCCCGCGAGGTGGCTGGCTCCCTGGCCATCGAACTGCTGTCGATCGACGACGGCCCCGGCATGGCCGACCTGCAGGCCTGCCTGCGTGACGGCTATTCGACGGCCGGCAGCGCCGGCGAGGGGCTGGGCGCGGTCAGCCGGCTGGCCGACGATTTCGACATCCATACCCAGCCGGGCCACGGTACGCTGATCCTGGCGCGCTTCTACCGGGAGCGCGATGTGGCCGGCAAGCCGCGCCGGCCCAACGGCGGATTTGCGGTGGGCGCGGTATGCCTGGCGGCGCCCGGCGAGCACGTCAGCGGCGATGGCTGGGGCGTGGCCTTGCAGGCGCAGCGTGCCGACGTGGTGGTGGTGGACGGCCTGGGCCATGGACCCGATGCCGCCGAGGCGGCCGCGGCCGCGCTGACCGTGTTCGATCCGCTGCACGGCGGCGCCCCCGGCAATTTCGTGGAGCGCGCCCACCAGGCGCTGCGCGGCACGCGGGGGCGGCCATCGGCGCGTACCGGATGGACCGCGAGACCGGGCGCATCCGCTTTGCCGGCGCAGGCAATATCCTGGGCCGCGTGA
- a CDS encoding anti-sigma regulatory factor — protein MATELAPTGSAPIQDERDIVQARALVRTLTAQLKFSLVEQTKMITAASELARNTMVYGGGGEMRWELLSDGLRRGLLLHFEDHGPGIPDVEQALVDGWTSGSGLGMGLSGTRRLVNEFQIRTQVGEGTCVSITRWK, from the coding sequence GTGGCGACCGAACTGGCCCCGACGGGCAGCGCGCCGATCCAGGACGAGCGCGACATCGTGCAGGCACGCGCCCTGGTGCGCACATTGACGGCCCAGCTGAAGTTCTCGCTGGTGGAGCAGACTAAGATGATTACGGCGGCCAGCGAACTGGCCCGCAACACGATGGTCTACGGCGGCGGCGGCGAAATGCGCTGGGAACTGCTGAGCGACGGCCTGCGGCGCGGGCTGCTGCTGCACTTCGAGGACCACGGTCCGGGCATCCCGGACGTCGAGCAGGCGCTGGTCGACGGCTGGACTTCCGGCAGCGGCCTGGGCATGGGCCTGTCCGGCACCCGCCGCCTGGTGAACGAGTTCCAGATACGCACCCAAGTTGGCGAGGGAACCTGTGTCAGCATCACTCGGTGGAAGTAG
- a CDS encoding STAS domain-containing protein gives MERIPILRMGKHLLVTIQIDMQDQTALQLQEDLATMVEKTGAHGVLIDVSALEMVDSFIGRMLVSISDISRILGATTVVVGIRPAVAITLVELGLSLGGVKTALNVERGMAMLDATRVA, from the coding sequence ATGGAACGGATTCCAATCCTGAGGATGGGCAAGCACCTGCTTGTCACCATCCAGATCGACATGCAGGACCAGACCGCGCTGCAGCTGCAGGAAGACCTGGCGACGATGGTCGAGAAAACCGGCGCGCATGGCGTGCTGATCGACGTCTCGGCGCTGGAAATGGTCGATTCGTTCATCGGCCGCATGCTGGTCAGCATCTCGGACATCAGCCGCATCCTGGGCGCCACCACGGTGGTGGTGGGCATCCGGCCGGCCGTGGCCATCACGCTGGTGGAGCTTGGGCTGTCGCTGGGCGGGGTGAAGACCGCGCTGAACGTGGAACGCGGCATGGCGATGCTCGACGCCACGCGGGTGGCCTGA